DNA from Desulfuromonas sp. AOP6:
ACTCCTCCGGTTCCTTGGCCCAGCGCAGGGCGACCTCGGTTTCACCGCGCAGAATGGTCAGAGGGGTGCGCAGTTCGTGGGAAGCGTCGCCGGAAAACTGCTTGATGCGACGGAAGGCATTTTCCAGGTCATCGAGCATCTGGTTGAAGGTGGCGGTCAACTCAGAAATTTCGTCCTGGTTGTTCGTAACGGGCAGGCGTTCGCTCAGATTCTCCGCATTGATCCGTCGGACAGCCCGAGTGATGCGGGCGACGGGCTTCAGAGCCTTGCCGGCCAACAGCCAGGCCCCCAGCGAAGTGATGAGTAAAACAGCCGGCCCCAGCAGGAAAAAGGTGAGGCGCAGGTCGGCGATATCGTGGTCGATGGTGGCCAGACTGTAGCCGAGCTGGACCATGGTGGAATTCCGGTTCCCCGGCTCGATGGGGTAGGTCAGCAGGCGAATGGGATGGTGGTCCAGCTTTTCGAGGGTCTCGAAATAGGGGATTCCCCGCTCGGCGTGCTGCAGGGCCGTCTTGCTCAGAGGCAGGCTGAAGTTCTGCAGGTTGCTGGAAGAACAGGCTATACTTCCCCGTTCGTTGAGTATCTGTACGTATTCGCCCCAGTTGCGTTGACGCAGATAGGCCTCCAGTCGTTCACAGGGCGTACTGCCGGTCTGATTTTCATGCAGAATGCTGCTGAAGGTGCTGACATCGGCGGCAATGAGCAGCAGCCGTTCATCTACATGCCCGAGCTGGTTTCTCGACAGGTAGCCGCTCAGACCATAACCGCTGGCCGT
Protein-coding regions in this window:
- a CDS encoding heavy metal sensor histidine kinase yields the protein MLLRSIRFRLTCLYALALAVILTASGYGLSGYLSRNQLGHVDERLLLIAADVSTFSSILHENQTGSTPCERLEAYLRQRNWGEYVQILNERGSIACSSSNLQNFSLPLSKTALQHAERGIPYFETLEKLDHHPIRLLTYPIEPGNRNSTMVQLGYSLATIDHDIADLRLTFFLLGPAVLLITSLGAWLLAGKALKPVARITRAVRRINAENLSERLPVTNNQDEISELTATFNQMLDDLENAFRRIKQFSGDASHELRTPLTILRGETEVALRWAKEPEEFRKALASNMEEISRMGRIIEDLLTLAKSESGDLPLILTEFSFSDLIQELYLQGRALAEPKQISISLQLQVAEEIVLRGDELRLRQMFLNLLGNAIKYTSAGGRIDIAVTMDSGFAILSITDTGVGIPAEHLPHIFDRFYRIDEARNREDGGTGLGLSIVKWIVDVHRGRVEVRSAPGKGSTFTVILPLAGPDAAD